The DNA window GCGCACCAACATCACCAAAAAATTCGGTATACACTTCATTAAATGCGGCAAAGTCTTCCATTCTGCCCAAGAAACAGGTGGTCTTAATAACCGTATCCAGTGATGCACCTGCTTGCTCCAGCACCGCTTTAACATTGAGTAGAGACTGGCGTGTTTGTGCCTTCACTTCATCTGCAGGAAACGCCATCGTTGCCGGATCAAGTGGCAACTGACCGGAAGTGAAGACCAGATCGCCAAACGAAATGGCTTGCGAATAAGGTCCGATAGCCGCTGGTGCAGATTCAGTGTTAATAATCGATTTCATTACTTTCTCCTGTAAATTAATAATATCATGTCCCGCTTAGTTATCAGCAGGCAAAAATAACCCGTAGGCCACTGATATTTGACGTGCGTGATTTATATTCGGTTAGATCTACGACAGCTCAATATCATGCAGTATTCGCATGCAGTGTTGCTTAATAAAATGAGTAAAATCGGAGACATGGTTTTCATTCAAATGTTCAGTCAGCGATGCCAGCCATATTTCCGATATTAATTTATTGCTCGTGATGGATTTTGCAGTGACATATTTTTTATCCAGATATTCAGCCACCGCCCACACTGGGAGTGCCGCAATACCCCGATGGCTGGCTACCTGTTGCACAATAGCCATTGTCAGCTCAGTGGTTTTTCTGCGTACCGGGATGTCCATTGGTTTTAACAATTTCCGGTAAAGATCGATGCGGTCTTCAGGCACTGCATAAGTAATCAGTGTTTCGTTGCGAAAATCATCAGCTTCAAGCCACGGCTTTTTTACCAGTGGATGGTCATTAGCCATAATAGCCACCATCTCATACCTGAAAAGCGGGCTATAGCTGACCAGTTCCGTAGGATCAGCATCATCGACAATCGCTACGTCAGCCCTGTTTTGCAGTAACAATCCAATGGGGTCCGGCTGAAAACCCGGCAATATCTCAATATCAACGTCTTCCCATTTGTTCCTGAATTCATCCATCACCGGCAGCAACCAACCGTAGCAGGTATAGCACTCCAGTGTCACTCTGAGCATCCCATGCTTGCCACTGGCAAAATG is part of the Klebsiella huaxiensis genome and encodes:
- a CDS encoding LysR family transcriptional regulator, giving the protein MDIPIDLKHLYTLVTLRKTGSLTRAAAALQLTQSALSHQIKSLEDHYGVTLFVRKSSPVQFTQAGMRLLSLADNVLGELALADRELYHFASGKHGMLRVTLECYTCYGWLLPVMDEFRNKWEDVDIEILPGFQPDPIGLLLQNRADVAIVDDADPTELVSYSPLFRYEMVAIMANDHPLVKKPWLEADDFRNETLITYAVPEDRIDLYRKLLKPMDIPVRRKTTELTMAIVQQVASHRGIAALPVWAVAEYLDKKYVTAKSITSNKLISEIWLASLTEHLNENHVSDFTHFIKQHCMRILHDIELS
- a CDS encoding RidA family protein, which gives rise to MKSIINTESAPAAIGPYSQAISFGDLVFTSGQLPLDPATMAFPADEVKAQTRQSLLNVKAVLEQAGASLDTVIKTTCFLGRMEDFAAFNEVYTEFFGDVGAPARSCIQAGKLPKDALVEIEAVAYIKK